The genomic region CTTAAAAGGAGCAAAAGCATGAGTAGCAGAGAGCATATGCAGATCTGACTGGAAGTTTAGTTAGAACATTTTGAAATTGAAGAGATTTTTTTCTACTGCTATGTGGGTTATTTATGCAAGATAAGGATAATGAAAAAGATGCTTTTTATCAGAATGTTGTGTATGATTTTAAAGCTTAGATGCCGAAACAAGTTCATTATGTCTGCCGGATACGGCTTACCGGCACCGATGAGGCAAGCCAAAGTAAATAAATGGTAAGGAGATGGTTTTATGAGAGCCTATGTTTTACATACAAGTAGTTAGAAATAGTATTGTCTTTCATAGAATTGTTGAAAATGAAGAATGACACAGCAAAGAAGTTTAACAAAAAATCAAAATGGTCTGAAATCAAAAAAGGGGGACTTTAGCGATGAGGAAAAGAGTTTTAAAAAGTATTGCATTGGTTCTGATGATAATATTCATTTCATCAGGAGTATCTTGTAGTAAAAAGGCTGATAATAATTCGACCAAGAGCGGTAATACAAAGGATGAGTATGATAAGATTCCAATGGAGATAAGTGCCGAGATATTCGATAGAGGCCAAGTGTTACCTGAGGAAGGGAGTTATGAGGAAAACAGATGGACAAAATATATTAATGAAAATTCAGGGGTTAAAGTGACTTGGGTACCTGTTTTGAGGACTCAAACAGAGCAAAAACTCAATTCTCTAATTGCAGTAGGGCAGGCTCCCGATCTTATGTGGGACTATGGTACGAATTTTTTGCTGACAAGGATCAATCAGAACGTTATTCAACCGATTGATGAGTATATTGAAAAATACAGTACTTCATATAAAGCATATATAAAAGCGCATCCTGAATTATTGCCCTATGTAACTAAAAATGGGAAAATGTATGCTGTTACGAGCAAGAGAGGTATAGATGTAATAGCAAACCATGGCATGGTAATCAGAAAGGATTGGCTTGATGAATTGGGATTAAAGATGCCGACAACCGATGAAGAACTTTTAAAGGTTGCAGAAGCATTTAAAAATAATGATCCAGATGGAAATGGCAAAAACGACACATATGGTTTTGCATATAACTATAACTTAGATGGTATAATACAGGCCTTTTATAATTGTATAAATTATCAATGGTATATCGAAAACGGAAAAGTCAAGTATGGAACAACTTTAGACAGATACAAGGAAGTGCTTGCATTCCGGAAAAAGCTGTTTGAAGAAGGCTTGATTGAAAAAGATCCGGGAAAGAGCTATGAAAATGAAAAACAGTTGTGGATCAATGGAAAAGCCGGTATATACATGGGTGGATATGCGCCACCTTATTACAGAGATTTCAAGAAGAATAATCCTAATGCTGTGGTGGAGCCGTTAGAATCAGTTTCTACGAAGTATGGCAGAAATGGTTTATATCAGGAGCCGCCTGCAAACAGGCTGATAGTTTTTAACAAGAACATGAAGAATCCCAAGGCTGCTGTAAAATTGCTGGACTGGATGATAGATAAAGGCTGGTTTACAATAATGTTCGGTGTTGCAGGCCAAAACTATAAAATGGTTGACGGATTACCGAAAGCCATAGATGCCGACAAAAACCAGAAGGAGTTGCAGTACAGCACGGAGTATGCATTAATAAATAACTGGGATCCGAAGCCGGAAGCATTCAAAATAATGTCCGCGGATGACCCGATTGCTAAAGAGGAAGCGGATTTAAAGGGAAGAGGCATTCAGGTGGCAATGAAGAATGTTTTCAGAAGGGATATACCGTATGCTCCGACATTTGACGATTTATTAAAAGGCACAAATGAAAAGTTCCAATTCAGCACAAGCGGTATCATAAACAAAGTCATTACAGGAGGAAGCCAGTATACTCCCGAGTGGGGAATGGAACAGATACAGGCAACATGGAAGAAGCAGGGCGGAGAAAAAATGGAGCAATTGATGCAGGCATGGTATGAAAAGAATTTTAAAAAATAGATAATTCATGAAAGATTATTTATTGTCTATTGTTTAACAAGGCTTTTCAGGTTATACAGAATTGATTATCTTGTGGGGATGAAAGACAATGCATCAGATAATGCCTTTTATCCTCACATAAAAAAATAAAATGCCTATATATAATTGCCGGCATTTTGTTTTTTAAAAGATGGGAGAGGGAGAGCTGATTATGATAGAAATGAGCGATATAGAGCATAAATTATTTTTTGAGGAATTAAAAAGACACAATAAGGAGTATGATCCTGAAGTCATGATGATAAAGAGACCTTTTTCATCTCCAGGATATCATACTACGCTAAAAGGTGGCTATGTCCATCCGACGCGGGATTCACTAACTTATGCTGTCGCGCTATTTGACAGCGGAATCGACGATAACGAGAAAATTGCCATGGATATTGTAAAGAAAGTCATATCACTTCAGGATACTAATCGGTCAAATAAAACATATGGGATATGGTCATGGTTTTATGAAGAACCGCTAAGTAAGATGTCTCCTCCTGACTGGAACTGGGCAAACTTTTGTGGAAAAGAATTGCTGCAGATACTCTTAGACTATTCAAACGATCTTCCTGATGATTTAGAAAAAAGTATAAAAAATTCGATAATACATGCATGCAATTCGATAATAAAACGAAATGTGAGCATAGGTTATACGAATATTGCGATTATGAGTGCATATGTAACGATTTTAGCCGGTGAATTATTAGGTGAGAAAAAAATATTTGACTTTGGCAGGAATTATTTAAAAAGGTTCTACGATTATACAATAAGTATCGGGGCATTTACAGAATATAACAGCCCTACATATACGATGATTGCGTTGGAGGATCTATCAAGAATGCTCAATCAGATAAAAGATGAAGATTGTCTTAAAATGGTCGGCGAGTTAAGCAATATGGGATGGAAATGTGTGGCTGAACACTTCCACGCCCACACAAATCAATGGGCTGGTCCTCATACGAGGTGTTATAAAACTCTGCAGGATGATTTATTCCTGTCAAAAATACAGCTTGCAACTGGGGGAGCCGTAAAATTCCTGGATGATGAAAAACTGAGAATCACCATAGATTTTCCGCGCATAAAGTTAAAGTGTCCTGAAGAATACGTTCATTATTTCAGGGAAGATAAAGAACGTCTAATAGTCCAAACATTTAATAAGGGGAAAAAGCTTCACTTGGCAACAAGCTATTTAGCAAAAAATTTTGCACTGGGTTCATTTAATGTTTCTGATTTATGGAACCAGCGAAGAGCGCTCGTAGCATATTTAGGAGATAGCGATAACCCTGTTTATTTTTATCTGAGATGTTTGCACGATGGATATGATTATTCTTCCGCCGTACTCCACTCGGTGCAATATAAGGGGGATTTATTGGGTATAATTGATTTTGCAACGAATGGCGGAGATACCCATTGCAATCTGGACATGATCAAGGATGCGACGATAAAAGCCAGGGATTTCAGGATAAGGTTTGAATTCGGCGGGGCAATAGACGGCATACAATTGGATAAATCCGAGAATACGTTTATATGCAAATCAAATAACGTGAATATAAAAATTCATATGCTTTACTGCTGCTTCGGAAATTTCAGGATCGATTATAAAATTGGAGAAAGAAAAGATATTAAATATGCGGATATCATTTTATACAGCGGAGATCCCATAAGTATTAGGTTTAAAGAATTGCCGCAAGCAGTTTGCGCATTTTGTTTGAACATAAACTCGGATAATGGTGGCATGCCTGAAATTATTAAAGATAAAAACAATGAGATGATAAGAGTTGAATATAACATTCATGACAGAAAATTGATGCTTGAGGCCGATATGAAAGCCAAGGGAATGTCAGAACTGTTCTTGAACAGCAAAGACAATATTACTACTCTTAAGTTGATTTAGTGGGCATGCAGCCTAAGGGTTTTTATTGTAACCAATAAGTCATAGTAAAAAGGGAGAAATATAGATGTCTAAAGGACAGAAGCATAAAAATTCACTTATAAAATATACTGATGAATTTACTGGAAAGAGAGTTACAAAATTAACACCAGAAAGATGTGTAAACCATCATCAATATTTTTATAATAAAATGTTCACTTCCGATAGCAATTACCTTATATATGGTAGCGATAGAGATGGAAATAGAAACTTGTATAAGATGAATATTATAAATGGCGATGCAGTCCAGCTTACAGAAGGAAATGGTATAAATGATTTTGGAAGCATATTATCGAATGATGACAAATACCTTTTTTTCACACGCAATAATACTATATATAAAATGAATCTTGATACGCTTGATGAAGTGCCCATATATCAAGAACCTAAGGAGTGGTCGAGTAGAACCTTTGATATAAGCGATGACAATAGGTTTATAGCTATGACTCAAATATATAAAAAAGACATAATAGAAGGGAAAGGTGACTGGTCTTCATTCGAACCACAGTGGCGTAAAAAACCTTTATGCCGAATCGTATATTTTGATATAGAGAATAATAAAGGAAATGTTATCCTTGAACAAAATTGCTGGTTCGGGCATCCACAGATAAGGCCTGGGAATAATGATACAATATTGTTCTGTCATGAAGGCCCCGGAAATCTCATTGATGCAAGACTGTGGCTTATAAATTCGGATGGATCAAATCGCAGATGCGCAAGAGAAAAGTCTGAAAATGAACTGGTTACAACTCATGAATTCTGGTTAAGAGATGGTTCGAAATTTGGATTCATGTATCGGGAGAAAGATCAAAAAACATTTTTAAAGTTTATTAATCCTGATACCCTTGAAGAAAATACTTTGATGGAGTGTTCTCATTATTTGCATTTTATTTCCAATAGAGAAGGTAGCATGATAACAGGTGATGGCGATTCATTTATATATATAATTGATGTGGCAAATAAAAAAGAGGAAAAGCTTTGCTTTCATGGTTCTCACTGGAAATCATACGGCAATACCCAGGACAGCCATCCTCATCCGTGTTTTACTCCAGATAGCATGTCGGTATTGTTCACCTCCGATAAAGACGGACTGCCTTCAATATATAAAGTCGATTTATGATTTAATGTTTTGTTGGTTTTCGAATAAATGAATGCGTCAAAAAGCATATATCGATATTGTTTTTGTTTATATAAATTGCTTAACACAATTTGCCAATGGTTTTATGGAAGGTGGAGAATTATGAATAACAAAATGAAAAAGATTTTCGCCTTGATGCTGTGTGTTGGTGTTTTATGGTCGATGCAGGTACATGTTAAAGCAGTATCTGACGTACCCCTTAAGGCTAAATTTACATATGGTTCTGGGCAGGAAGTACCTCCGGAATATTACAATTCTATGAAATATCAATATTATACTTATGTCCTCAAAAGCTATGAGGAAAAAGGTTATAAGGTGGCAAATTCACAGACTATCACAATCGATGAAAAAAGTATTAAAGTCCCAAAGGGCAAAAATATAAGACTGGAAGCAGGTATCAATGGTAGAAAAGATCCTGCATTTATATGGGATAAAGAAATGCCATGGGCTGAATGGAATTTTGACGTAAGTTCGGAAGGTTTATATGAAATTGAATTAGAATATTATATGCCTCCAGGGTCCGGCAATTCGGCAGTAAGATCAATTTACATCGATGGGCAAGTGCCTTTCTATGAATCCAATAATATAAAGTTCAATCGTATGTGGCATGATAAAGCGGAACCTGTGGTAAATAGCATTGGAGATGAAGTAAGGCCAAGCCAGGTTGAAATTTCCGGTTGGAGAAGCACTAAATTATACGACAGCTCGGGTTTTTATTCCGAACCTTTCAAGTTCTATTTTAAACCCGGTAAACATGTAGTAAGGCTTGGATATGTCGATCAGACAATTATAGTAGGTAAATTTTATATAAAACCAGCCGAGACTTTACCTGCATATGACGAGATAAAAAAGCAATATAAGGCCAATGGGTATAAGGAAGGTACTAAAACAGTTAAAATTCAAGCTGAAAAGGCGGTTATAGAAAAAAGCGATCCGACAATCAGAAGGGAGAGCAACGGAGATCCCTCCTGTGAACCTGCTTCATCAATAAATAGAAAACTGAATGTCATAGGTGATTGGAGATGGAGGCGTGGGAACCAGTCAATAACGTGGAAAATAACTGTACCGGAAGATGGATTATACAAAATCGCTTTAAGAGCAGGACAGTGGTGGAAAGACGGGCTTTCTTCATTCAGGCAAATAGCGATTGATGGCAAAGTTCCCTTTAAGGAGATGGAGGAATACGAGTTTGTATATAACAAAAATTGGCGTACCGAGGTTCTAAAAGATTCATCAGACAACCCATATCTGTTTTATTTAACAAAGGGCGACCATGCTATTACAATGACTGCAAAAATGAGTTATCTTGCTCAGATTGCACAATCTATCAATGATGATTCGCTATTGCTCTCAAATATTATAAGGGACATTATAAAAATAACAGGCGATACGCCTGACCCTAACTACGATTATGAGTTTATGGAGAAGATACCTAATCTACGGAAAGACATGGAGACTTTAACAAAGAACCTGCAGTGGAAATATGATTTTCTCAAGGAGAAGTCCCAAAAACTTCCGGCAATGGCAAATAACTTTACTACGATTATAAGCCAGATTAAAGATATGCTTAAGGACCCTTTTACAATAGCAAAAAGGATGAATGATTTAAACAGCGCTCAAACTAGCCTGAGTTCGTGGTATTTGAGCCTTCAGGATCAACCTTTGGTAATTGATTACTTTATTATCGGCGCACCTGAAGAGAAAATAACAAATTCCGGTTCAAATATATTTCAAAAGTTAAGAGCCACTTTTGATACATTTCTGGTATCTTTTAAGAAAGATTACGATAATGTAGGCAGTATATTGGACAAAAAGACAAAGGTCAATTCCGTAATAGACATATGGATTGCAAGAGGCACTGAATGGGCAGAGCTTATTAAAGAGATGACGGATGAGGATTTTACACCTGAGACAGGAATTGCCATTAATGTAAATGTTCTGCCGTCCTCGCAGCTTAATGCGGGCAGTGTAAATGCGCTTATGCTTTCTATTATGTCCGGGAAGGCTCCTGATGTTGCCCTTGGGAGTGCAAGCAACTCTCCAGTGGAATTTGCAATAAGGGATACTGTATATGATTTATCGAAATTCAAGGATTTCAAAGAGGTCTCAAAGAGATTCCTGCCAAATATTTTTATACCCTATGAATATAATGGAGGAATTTACGCATTACCGGAGACGATGGATTTTACTGTAATGTTTTACAGGAAAGATATAGTAAGCGATCTTGGGATAAAGCTTCCCAATACAAGAGAAGAATTATATGATCATGTTCTTCCGGTTTTATATCAAAACGGGCTCGAATTTTATTATCCTGTAGATTTTTCTCAGTTTATATTCCAGCATGGCGGTAGTTTTTATACGATGGATAAGAAAAAAACCGGATTGGATACTCCAGAGGCTTATATGGCATTTAAGGAATGCTCTGAATTGTATACTAATTATGCTATACCTATAGTCGCAAATTTTTATAATCGTTTCAGGACGGGAGAAATGCCAATGGGCATAGGTAACTACGGTCTTTATCTGCAGCTTTCCGTTGCAGCGCCGGAGCTCGCCGGACGCTGGGGTATCGCACTGCTACCAGGCATTAAAAAGGCAGATGGAACAATCGATAGGTCAAATGGCGGGCTTGCAGGCCAGTGCGATATGATTATGAAGCAATCAAAGCATCCTGAAGAATCGTGGAAATTTCTGGACTGGTGGACAAGCAATACTGTGCAGACAAGGTTCGCAAGAGAAATAGAAGCCACGATAGGTACAGAAGCAAGATGGAATACTGCCAATATGGAAGCCTTTGAAAATCTATCCTGGAATAAAGAGGACATTGAGGTTATCGAGGAACAATTGAAATGGGCAAAAGAGACTCCAAATGTGCTTGGTGGATATTTTACAGGCCGTCACATAAATAACGCATGGAACAGGATCGTAATAAATGGGGAGCCTGTAAGGGATTCAATCGAACAAGCTGTTGAAGATATAAACAGAGAGATGAAGATGAAGCAGGAAGAATACGGAGTTTCAGATAATGCAAAATAAGGGGGCTGCGGGGGATGAAATCGAAATTTAAAAAATGGTGGAAAAAATATTATGTTGGTTATTTATTCCTACTTCCTTTTGTAGTACTATTTGTAATTTTTGTAATAATACCTGTGCTTGTAGCACTGGGCACCAGTTTTACGAATTATAATATGCTTCAGCGTCCAAAATGGATAGGGCTTACCAATTATAAGCTGCTTTTTCTGGATGATGACGTATTTTTAATCGCACTTAAAAATACATTTGTTTTTGCATGCATCACGGGGCCTATAGGATACTTTATGTCGCTTTTTGCAGCATGGGTTATAAACCAGCTCAGGTTTCGTAAGGGCTTTGCCCTTGCATTCTATGCACCGTCCATTACAAGCGGTGTCGCGATGTCTGTCGTCTGGCTGTATTTTTTTTCAGGCGACCGCTATGGGCTCATAAATAATATATTGATAAATTTTGGGATTATTAAGGAGCCGATACTCTGGACAATGGATGCAAAATACATTATGCCTGTAATAATAGTTATATCCATCTGGATGAGCATGGGTACCGGTTTTTTGGTTTTTCTGGCGGGCCTTCAAAATATACCGAAGGAGCTTTATGAGGCAGGAGCTATTGACGGAATAAAAAACAAGTTCCAGGAACTTGTTTATATTACTCTTCCCATGATGAAACCCCAGCTGTTGTTTGGAGCAATCAATTCTGTAGTAGGTTCCTTTGGTGTATTCGATATTGCAGTATCTGTTGCGGGGATGCCAAGTCCCAATTATGCCGCCCACACGATAGTTGCCCACCTGTATGACTACGCATTTATAAGATTTGAAATGGGATATGCATCGGCAATTTCAATGGTCTTATTCTGTATAACATTTGTATTCGGACGTTTGCTAATGAAATTATTGTCTTCGAAGGATATGTAAAGAAGGAGGATATACGAATGCTCGAGAAAAATTTAAGCGCGGAGTTAAAAACATTTGAAAAGCAGCCTGAACTAAGAGTAAGAAGGATAAGTTTCAGAAAGATTACTTTTGGAAAGATAATAGTATATATATTAATGTTGCTTTTAGTATTATTTACCGCGCTTCCGCTTATATACGTGATAAATACAGCTTTTAAGCCGTTAGATGAATTGTTCTTATTTCCACCAAGGTATTTTGTAAGAAAGCCTACTACACAGAATTTCCATGATCTTCTGTTATCCCTCAGCAGTTCAACCGTTCCTTTTTCAAGATATGCATTCAACAGTTTGTTTATAACAGTTACAGTTGTATTTTGCACGGTAATAGTTTCTTCAATGGGTGCATATGGCCTGGTAAAGCATAATCCACCAGGTTCGAAGGTTTTGTTTACGTTTATAGTAGGTGCGCTTATGTTTTCAAACCATGTTACACAGATACCAAGGTATATGGTGGTAAATTATTTAGGACTTATAAACAAATATGGGGCCTTGATAATTCCGAATATAGCAGTAGCTTATAATTTTTTTCTTATGAAGCAATTTATTGAACAATTTCCAAATGAACTATTGGAGTCGGCAAGAATCGACGGGGCCAACGAATGGGCTGTATTCTGGAAAATAGCCATGCCATCTCTAACTCCGGCATGGTCGACTTTAGTGGTTTTTTCATTTGTATCAAATTGGAACGATTATTTTTCACCATTGATATTTATAACGAGCCAGGCGATGAAAACGCTTCCTCTTGCCCTTCAGACTATTGCCGGAGGACCTGCCGCCATGTCCATAGGGAGAGCAGGAGCCGTATCTGCTGCGACATTTTTAATGACAATACCTACAATAATAATTTTTACATTTATGCAGTCGAAAGTTATGGAAACTATGATGTATTCCGGAATAAAAGCATAAGGGGGAAGTCCATCATGATAATGTCTAAATGGCATAAAAAAGGCAATAGGATACTGGCGGCATTGCTTATAGCGGTTATCTTCATATTATCTGCAGCAATATCTGAAAAGCAGGCATTTGCGGCAGAAAGCGAGGATTATATTCTGGACGGTACGGTTAGAGTACCGATACCCAAGACATATGTTCTGAAAAAGGTTATAAATAATATCGGAAGCGCAGGAAAAGAAACGGGATATTTAAAAAAACCGGGTGATATTTTTATAAACAGTCAGGGATATATTTTTATAACTGATACCGGAAATAACAGGATTATTAAGATGACAAAAGAAGGTACGACTTTAAATATATTCAAAGGACCAAAGCAGAAGCCATTGAATTCGCCAGGCGGCGTATTTGCGGATGATGACGGCAATATGTATATCGCAGATACGGGGAATGGAAGGATAGTACATCTGTCGGCAGGTGGGGAGTTTGTCGAAGAATTTGTCAAACCTGATTCCAATTTGTTTGAAAGCACATTCACTTTTCAGCCGACAAAAGTTTGTATAAGCCCTACGGGCTATATTTATTCCATAGGGAACCAGTCGGTAATGCTGATGGACGCATATAATAGATTCAGAGGTTTTTGGGGACAGACCAATGTAGGTTTTAACATCGTAGAAGCGCTTGTTAGAAAATTTGCATCGAATCAGCAGAAAAAATACATAGTTAAAAGGAATCCGGCTGCATTTATTAATATCGCAATGGATGAACAAGGTATGACTTATGTGACAACCGCTGATGCTACTGAGGGAGAGATCAAAAAATTAAATTCGGTTGGTGAGAACATATATAGAAAATATGGTTCCGTTAGTAATAGCTTGAACTTATTTAATCTTGATTTTCTGACAAAAATGAATATGACTGATAAAACTTTTGTATACGGAGAACGCTTTGACGATGATGGAAAGCCGATAAAACCATATTTCGTGGATCTTGCCGTAGATAAAGCTGGTAACGTAAGTGCTATAGAAAGAAATACATGCAAGATATATCAATACGATCAGGAAGGTAACCTACTTACAGTATTTGGGGGCAAAGGTGACCAGAAAGGATCATTCGATCTGCCGTCTTCGATAGCCGTAGATAATGATGGAAATATTTACGAACTTGACATGTCCAAAAATAATATACAGATATTCGAACCGACAGATTTTATAAAACTGGTTCATCAGGCTGTAAAGATGTATTCTGAGGGCAATTATGACGCAGCATATAATGTTTGGAACAAGGTTTTGAAAATCGATGAAAATTATGACATGGCGCATACAGGTATTGCAAAGACATTTTACAAACAGAAGCGTTACAAAGAATCGATGCAGGAATATGTTTATGCAAATGACAGGAACGGATATTCCATGGCATATACCAAATACCGGCACGATATCTTCAGGCAATATTTTGGGCTGATAGTTCTGGGGATTATTTCAGTAATAATTTTTTTCAGCCTGGCAATAAAATTTTTGAAGAAAATGGCACGTAATGCTTTGACGGAATTCAGAATGCTCAATCCAAACCGTATGAGACTTGCCAATTTATTCAAATTATCAATAGCAACTTTATTTCATCCGATTGAGGCATTTGATTATGTAAAAAGCAGCAGGCATAAATTGAATTATATGCCGAGCATTATCATATTGCTGTTGGTCGTTGCAGTAAGGATTTTCTATATTTATACGGTGCATTACCCTCTTGCGGATATAGACATAAAAGATGCAAACATTGTACTCGAAGTGGTTAAACTCATTCTGCCAATAATCACCTGGGTGGTAGCAAGCTTTGCAATAACGGCAATTTTGGACGGGGAATCGACATTTGGTGAAATTTTTGTAGTTACATCCTTTTGCATGATACCTTATTTATTGATCAATATTCCCCTTCCTGTTTTATCAAATGTTTTTGCGAGAAGTGAATCCACGCTTTATGGTTTTATTTTGAATGCAACAAATATCTGGATTTTAATATTGATATTTTTGAGCGTAAAGAATATGAACAACTTTAGCATAGGTAAAACAATAGGTGTATGCATTCTGAGCGTAGCGACAATGGCTCTTTTATGGGCTATTACATTACTTATTTTTGTACTGGTGGGAGAACTGTATTTGTTTATTTTAGGATTGGTACGTGAAGTCCAGATGATACTGCTTTAAAGGAGGGAGATAGACATGAGGAAGTTTATTGTATTTTTAGTTATTTCATCAATATTGGTCTTTAGTTTTAAAACTGGATTCTGCGCTGCAAAAAGTGTTCCCGATGCATATACAAAAATAGCTGGGAATGCTAATCTTTCACTTTATTTCAATCCAAAATCTTATACGCTGGAAATAGAAGATATGCGCAATGGATATGTATGGAAGTCAGTAGTAGATGATAAGGTTTATGATATGAAAAATATCAACAGGACATGGCAAAATAGAATGAATTCATTATTTATTGTTAACTATGTATCCTTCAATGAAAAAAATTTAGCAATAAAAAAGGCTTATTCAGCAGGTAATCAGGCTGCGATAAGTTATAATAATATAGGCAATGGCATCCGCCTTAATTATGAATTTAAAAACATAAAAATCAAAATATCTCTTGAAATAAGACTTGATAAAGATTTCCTGGTAGTCAATATCCCAATGGACGGAATAGAGGAAAGCGATATAAATGGAATCGTAAGCGTTGAATTGATGCCATTTTTAGGAGCCGCAGACAGCAAGGTCGATGGGTATATATTGTGTCCTGATGGCAGCGGTTCATTGATGAAATATAAAAATGTTTATGAAAGGCCTGAAAAACTAAATGAATATAAATGGTATATATACAGTCCTGAAGATGTAAGTATCAATGATAAAAATACTGCTGATGCGGAGAATGAAAATACGAAGAGGGCAATGCTACCTGTATATGGGGTAAAAAATGGAGATAATGCTTTTCTGGCTATAGCGGACAAGGGAGAGGAGAATACCTGCATAAATGTTTCACCGGAAGGTTATACGGTAAACTTAAATAGAGCTTCCTTTGAATTTACATACAGACATTTCTTTGAAGTTATGCTTTCGAATATAACTATAAACGGCACAAATATGGCCAAGGTACCTGAAGCCACAAAAGTGGATAAAAAGATAATAAACCAGACCCATGAAGTGCGATACGCTTTTTTGGAGGGAAACGATGCGAACTACAGCGGTATGGCTAATGCATACAGAGATTATCTTATCGGTAATAATGCGTTAAAAAAAGCGATATCCGATAAAAAAATACCTGTTGCGATCGATTTCCTTATGGGTATAAAAGAAAAAAGGCTGATATTCAATAAATACGTAGTGATGACGAGCTTCAAGCAGGCAAAA from Clostridiales bacterium harbors:
- a CDS encoding extracellular solute-binding protein is translated as MRKRVLKSIALVLMIIFISSGVSCSKKADNNSTKSGNTKDEYDKIPMEISAEIFDRGQVLPEEGSYEENRWTKYINENSGVKVTWVPVLRTQTEQKLNSLIAVGQAPDLMWDYGTNFLLTRINQNVIQPIDEYIEKYSTSYKAYIKAHPELLPYVTKNGKMYAVTSKRGIDVIANHGMVIRKDWLDELGLKMPTTDEELLKVAEAFKNNDPDGNGKNDTYGFAYNYNLDGIIQAFYNCINYQWYIENGKVKYGTTLDRYKEVLAFRKKLFEEGLIEKDPGKSYENEKQLWINGKAGIYMGGYAPPYYRDFKKNNPNAVVEPLESVSTKYGRNGLYQEPPANRLIVFNKNMKNPKAAVKLLDWMIDKGWFTIMFGVAGQNYKMVDGLPKAIDADKNQKELQYSTEYALINNWDPKPEAFKIMSADDPIAKEEADLKGRGIQVAMKNVFRRDIPYAPTFDDLLKGTNEKFQFSTSGIINKVITGGSQYTPEWGMEQIQATWKKQGGEKMEQLMQAWYEKNFKK
- a CDS encoding oligogalacturonate lyase family protein; translated protein: MSKGQKHKNSLIKYTDEFTGKRVTKLTPERCVNHHQYFYNKMFTSDSNYLIYGSDRDGNRNLYKMNIINGDAVQLTEGNGINDFGSILSNDDKYLFFTRNNTIYKMNLDTLDEVPIYQEPKEWSSRTFDISDDNRFIAMTQIYKKDIIEGKGDWSSFEPQWRKKPLCRIVYFDIENNKGNVILEQNCWFGHPQIRPGNNDTILFCHEGPGNLIDARLWLINSDGSNRRCAREKSENELVTTHEFWLRDGSKFGFMYREKDQKTFLKFINPDTLEENTLMECSHYLHFISNREGSMITGDGDSFIYIIDVANKKEEKLCFHGSHWKSYGNTQDSHPHPCFTPDSMSVLFTSDKDGLPSIYKVDL
- a CDS encoding extracellular solute-binding protein, producing MNNKMKKIFALMLCVGVLWSMQVHVKAVSDVPLKAKFTYGSGQEVPPEYYNSMKYQYYTYVLKSYEEKGYKVANSQTITIDEKSIKVPKGKNIRLEAGINGRKDPAFIWDKEMPWAEWNFDVSSEGLYEIELEYYMPPGSGNSAVRSIYIDGQVPFYESNNIKFNRMWHDKAEPVVNSIGDEVRPSQVEISGWRSTKLYDSSGFYSEPFKFYFKPGKHVVRLGYVDQTIIVGKFYIKPAETLPAYDEIKKQYKANGYKEGTKTVKIQAEKAVIEKSDPTIRRESNGDPSCEPASSINRKLNVIGDWRWRRGNQSITWKITVPEDGLYKIALRAGQWWKDGLSSFRQIAIDGKVPFKEMEEYEFVYNKNWRTEVLKDSSDNPYLFYLTKGDHAITMTAKMSYLAQIAQSINDDSLLLSNIIRDIIKITGDTPDPNYDYEFMEKIPNLRKDMETLTKNLQWKYDFLKEKSQKLPAMANNFTTIISQIKDMLKDPFTIAKRMNDLNSAQTSLSSWYLSLQDQPLVIDYFIIGAPEEKITNSGSNIFQKLRATFDTFLVSFKKDYDNVGSILDKKTKVNSVIDIWIARGTEWAELIKEMTDEDFTPETGIAINVNVLPSSQLNAGSVNALMLSIMSGKAPDVALGSASNSPVEFAIRDTVYDLSKFKDFKEVSKRFLPNIFIPYEYNGGIYALPETMDFTVMFYRKDIVSDLGIKLPNTREELYDHVLPVLYQNGLEFYYPVDFSQFIFQHGGSFYTMDKKKTGLDTPEAYMAFKECSELYTNYAIPIVANFYNRFRTGEMPMGIGNYGLYLQLSVAAPELAGRWGIALLPGIKKADGTIDRSNGGLAGQCDMIMKQSKHPEESWKFLDWWTSNTVQTRFAREIEATIGTEARWNTANMEAFENLSWNKEDIEVIEEQLKWAKETPNVLGGYFTGRHINNAWNRIVINGEPVRDSIEQAVEDINREMKMKQEEYGVSDNAK
- a CDS encoding sugar ABC transporter permease, whose protein sequence is MKSKFKKWWKKYYVGYLFLLPFVVLFVIFVIIPVLVALGTSFTNYNMLQRPKWIGLTNYKLLFLDDDVFLIALKNTFVFACITGPIGYFMSLFAAWVINQLRFRKGFALAFYAPSITSGVAMSVVWLYFFSGDRYGLINNILINFGIIKEPILWTMDAKYIMPVIIVISIWMSMGTGFLVFLAGLQNIPKELYEAGAIDGIKNKFQELVYITLPMMKPQLLFGAINSVVGSFGVFDIAVSVAGMPSPNYAAHTIVAHLYDYAFIRFEMGYASAISMVLFCITFVFGRLLMKLLSSKDM
- a CDS encoding carbohydrate ABC transporter permease, which translates into the protein MLEKNLSAELKTFEKQPELRVRRISFRKITFGKIIVYILMLLLVLFTALPLIYVINTAFKPLDELFLFPPRYFVRKPTTQNFHDLLLSLSSSTVPFSRYAFNSLFITVTVVFCTVIVSSMGAYGLVKHNPPGSKVLFTFIVGALMFSNHVTQIPRYMVVNYLGLINKYGALIIPNIAVAYNFFLMKQFIEQFPNELLESARIDGANEWAVFWKIAMPSLTPAWSTLVVFSFVSNWNDYFSPLIFITSQAMKTLPLALQTIAGGPAAMSIGRAGAVSAATFLMTIPTIIIFTFMQSKVMETMMYSGIKA